Proteins found in one Pseudodesulfovibrio sp. S3 genomic segment:
- a CDS encoding MarR family winged helix-turn-helix transcriptional regulator — MTTPSQIDRFRHFNRFYTNYLGLLADTMYNSPVSLTEARVLFEMDKVPGSSARDLRSRLGLDKGYVSRIIKGFIRQGWVETTPSKKDARIKKMTLTDKGARLMASLHRQAAGQAQGVLARLDERTRDRLLAAMADIEGILVG; from the coding sequence ATGACGACCCCATCCCAGATCGACCGATTCCGGCATTTCAACCGGTTCTATACGAACTATCTCGGCCTGCTGGCGGATACCATGTACAATAGCCCGGTCAGCCTGACGGAGGCCCGCGTCCTGTTCGAGATGGACAAGGTCCCGGGTTCGTCAGCCAGAGACCTGCGCAGCCGCCTCGGCCTGGACAAGGGATATGTCAGCCGGATTATCAAAGGTTTCATCAGGCAGGGATGGGTGGAGACGACACCGTCAAAAAAGGATGCCCGGATCAAGAAAATGACCCTGACTGACAAGGGGGCCCGACTCATGGCCTCGCTGCACCGACAGGCCGCTGGCCAGGCGCAAGGAGTCCTCGCCCGCCTGGACGAACGCACCCGAGACAGACTGCTCGCCGCCATGGCGGACATAGAAGGAATTCTCGTCGGTTAG
- a CDS encoding DMT family transporter yields MNPSLIGAACALLATLIWSGNFIVARGLGDMVPPVTLAALRWATATCFILPFSLPVMWRERQRIVRHRRHLFASALIGVTVFNTVIYTAAHTTEALNMSLIATTTPVFAIILSRIFLGEPLTMPRMAGMSVAVAGIVALVTRGDFGALLELEFRIGDLWMLLAGLLWAVYSIILRKKPTDMTQAAYLGSTFLIGVLPLIPAALLEQTLAPQWNMTLPVLGSILYIGLGASLISYMLWTRAVTAIGPVNASLIYYSLPLFSGIEAYLFLGEPITWIHLTSFLLIVGGIVLATHPRFNRQARATRPE; encoded by the coding sequence TTGAACCCCTCCCTGATCGGCGCTGCCTGCGCCCTGCTCGCAACCCTGATCTGGTCCGGGAATTTCATCGTGGCCAGGGGGCTGGGGGACATGGTCCCGCCCGTCACCCTGGCCGCATTGCGCTGGGCCACCGCGACCTGCTTCATCCTGCCGTTTTCCCTGCCCGTCATGTGGCGGGAGCGGCAACGCATTGTCCGGCACCGGCGTCACCTGTTCGCCTCCGCCCTGATCGGCGTGACGGTATTCAACACCGTCATCTACACGGCAGCCCACACCACCGAGGCATTGAACATGTCGCTCATTGCCACCACCACGCCGGTCTTCGCCATAATTCTGTCCCGAATATTTCTGGGAGAGCCGCTGACAATGCCGCGCATGGCAGGTATGTCCGTGGCCGTGGCGGGCATTGTCGCCCTGGTCACCCGCGGCGATTTCGGGGCGCTGCTGGAACTGGAATTTCGGATCGGCGACCTGTGGATGCTCCTGGCCGGACTCCTCTGGGCAGTATACTCCATCATTCTCAGGAAAAAACCGACCGACATGACCCAGGCCGCCTACCTCGGCTCCACCTTCCTCATCGGTGTGCTCCCGCTCATTCCGGCCGCCCTCCTGGAACAGACACTGGCCCCCCAGTGGAACATGACGCTGCCGGTTCTGGGGTCCATACTCTACATCGGCCTCGGGGCTTCACTCATATCGTACATGCTCTGGACCCGGGCCGTGACCGCCATCGGGCCGGTGAATGCATCGCTGATATATTACTCGCTGCCGCTCTTTTCCGGCATCGAGGCGTACCTTTTTCTGGGAGAACCCATTACCTGGATTCACCTGACCTCATTCCTGCTCATCGTGGGCGGCATCGTCCTGGCGACACATCCCAGGTTCAATCGGCAAGCAAGGGCAACTCGCCCTGAATAG
- a CDS encoding methylated-DNA--[protein]-cysteine S-methyltransferase, whose protein sequence is MMDGNDQRMECVGTGQLVLCLHWAGTLIRGIQLHRPGEVSMSENPSEHARLLAEALARYEAGGPPDWPELPLDFSGVSEFQRATLEELRLIAPGTTRTYGELAARLGRPGGAQAVGRAMAANPFPVIYPCHRVVGANGAMTGFSAGGGIEMKKWLLRLEGAIQGELPLLAD, encoded by the coding sequence ATGATGGATGGAAATGATCAGCGTATGGAATGTGTCGGAACCGGGCAGCTTGTCCTCTGTCTGCACTGGGCGGGGACCTTGATTCGCGGGATTCAGCTGCACCGTCCCGGTGAGGTGTCCATGTCCGAAAATCCTTCAGAACATGCCCGGCTCCTGGCAGAGGCCCTGGCCAGATACGAGGCGGGCGGACCGCCGGACTGGCCGGAACTCCCCCTGGATTTCTCCGGGGTGAGCGAATTTCAGCGGGCCACCCTTGAGGAACTCCGGCTGATAGCGCCCGGTACCACCCGGACCTATGGGGAACTTGCCGCGCGTCTGGGCAGGCCCGGCGGGGCGCAGGCAGTGGGCCGGGCCATGGCGGCCAACCCCTTTCCCGTCATCTATCCCTGCCACCGTGTGGTGGGCGCGAACGGTGCCATGACCGGTTTTTCCGCCGGGGGCGGCATTGAAATGAAAAAGTGGTTGCTGCGTCTCGAAGGGGCTATTCAGGGCGAGTTGCCCTTGCTTGCCGATTGA
- a CDS encoding heavy metal translocating P-type ATPase — protein MKRTTAQIKGMHCAACSGRIERVVGTMNGVDTVSVNLAAETMDLSFDPDAITEQAVGERIKELGFEAEFANDSGLANLDLDLGGMHCASCSARIERVVGNLDGVDSATVNLAAETGHFSFDPSQVSRRVIRQAIADAGFTSEVRVDGANIFEQRRREAEDRLTAQRRALIPAFLFALPLLILSMGHMWGMPLPSFLDPMHSPLTFALVQLGLTLPVVLTGRNFYLQGIPALLRGGPNMDSLVAMGTGAAFLYSLWNTIALALNLGDPHMLAMDLYYESAAVLIAMISLGKYFEAHSKLKTSDAIRALMKLAPDTATLLKGSEQTTIPVDEVEPGDLLLIKPGERIPVDGTVTDGRSSVDESMLTGEPMPVGKTAGDTVAGGTFNASGALTIKAERVGGDTMLARIIKLVQEAQGSKAPIANLADTISYYFVPSVMAVALISGLAWYFIGDAGFPFSLRIFVAVMVIACPCAMGLATPVSIMVSAGRGAQLGVLIKSGRALQEAGGLDTVVFDKTGTLTHGRPEVAAITMVRGTMAQTEAIYLAAAAESQSEHPLAQAMVRHAKEKNLDPPAPDSFEAIPGKGIKATIDYREVMIGNWAFMQEHGLDFGEDGFAEEAVGHYENQGATVVYFASENKLNALFAIADEMRDETPEVVAALKKEGLTPIMLTGDNEVNARVVADRAGIDTVIAGVMPDRKAEEVTRLQNEGRKVAMVGDGINDAPALAKADIGIAMGSGIDVAVESGDVVLMQSNLRGLLTALRLSRATMSNIKQNLFWAFAFNVIGIPVAAGVLHLFGGPTLNPMIAGTAMAMSSVTVVSNALRLRFFKGD, from the coding sequence ATGAAAAGAACAACGGCACAGATCAAGGGCATGCATTGCGCAGCCTGCTCAGGACGCATCGAGCGCGTGGTCGGAACCATGAACGGCGTGGACACGGTCAGCGTGAACCTGGCCGCTGAGACCATGGACCTCTCCTTTGACCCGGACGCCATAACCGAACAGGCCGTGGGTGAACGCATCAAGGAACTCGGCTTCGAGGCCGAGTTCGCCAATGACAGCGGCCTCGCGAACCTGGACCTCGACCTGGGCGGCATGCACTGCGCCTCCTGCTCGGCCCGCATCGAACGCGTGGTCGGGAACCTGGACGGCGTGGACTCGGCCACGGTCAATCTGGCCGCGGAGACCGGCCACTTCTCCTTCGACCCGTCCCAGGTCTCCCGCAGGGTCATCCGCCAGGCCATTGCCGACGCCGGGTTCACCTCCGAAGTGCGGGTCGACGGTGCCAATATCTTCGAACAGCGCCGCCGCGAGGCAGAGGATCGTCTGACCGCACAACGCCGGGCGTTGATCCCCGCCTTCCTGTTCGCCCTGCCCCTGCTCATCCTGTCCATGGGCCACATGTGGGGCATGCCCCTGCCCTCCTTCCTCGACCCCATGCATTCGCCCCTGACCTTTGCCCTGGTCCAGCTGGGACTGACCCTGCCCGTGGTCCTGACCGGGCGGAACTTCTATCTCCAGGGCATCCCGGCCCTGCTCCGGGGCGGCCCGAACATGGACTCCCTGGTGGCCATGGGCACGGGCGCGGCCTTTCTCTATTCCCTGTGGAACACCATTGCCCTGGCCCTGAACCTGGGCGACCCGCACATGCTGGCCATGGACCTCTATTATGAATCCGCAGCCGTGCTCATCGCCATGATCTCCCTGGGCAAATATTTCGAGGCCCACAGCAAGCTCAAGACCTCGGACGCCATCCGGGCCCTGATGAAGCTCGCCCCGGACACGGCCACCCTGCTCAAGGGGTCTGAACAGACGACCATCCCGGTGGATGAGGTGGAGCCGGGCGACCTGCTCCTGATCAAACCCGGCGAGCGCATCCCGGTGGACGGCACGGTCACCGACGGTCGGTCATCCGTGGACGAGTCCATGCTCACCGGCGAACCCATGCCCGTGGGCAAGACCGCAGGCGACACCGTGGCGGGCGGCACGTTCAATGCCTCGGGTGCGCTGACCATCAAGGCCGAGCGCGTGGGGGGCGACACCATGCTGGCCCGGATCATCAAACTGGTGCAGGAAGCCCAGGGGTCCAAGGCACCCATCGCCAACCTGGCAGACACCATCAGCTACTATTTTGTGCCCTCGGTCATGGCCGTTGCCCTGATCTCCGGCCTGGCCTGGTATTTCATCGGCGATGCAGGCTTCCCGTTCAGCCTACGCATCTTCGTGGCGGTCATGGTCATTGCCTGCCCATGCGCCATGGGGCTGGCCACGCCGGTCTCCATCATGGTCTCCGCCGGACGGGGCGCGCAGCTCGGCGTGCTCATCAAGTCGGGCCGGGCCCTGCAGGAAGCGGGCGGACTGGACACCGTGGTCTTTGACAAGACCGGCACCCTGACCCACGGTCGGCCCGAAGTGGCGGCCATCACCATGGTCCGGGGCACCATGGCCCAGACCGAAGCGATCTATCTGGCCGCAGCCGCCGAGAGCCAGAGCGAGCACCCCCTGGCCCAGGCCATGGTCCGACACGCAAAGGAAAAGAACCTCGACCCGCCTGCACCGGACAGCTTCGAGGCCATCCCCGGCAAAGGCATCAAGGCGACCATCGATTACCGCGAGGTCATGATCGGCAACTGGGCCTTCATGCAGGAGCACGGGCTTGATTTCGGCGAGGACGGCTTTGCCGAAGAGGCCGTGGGACACTATGAGAACCAGGGCGCGACCGTGGTCTATTTCGCCTCCGAGAACAAGCTCAACGCCCTGTTCGCCATTGCCGACGAGATGCGCGACGAGACCCCTGAGGTGGTGGCCGCGCTGAAGAAAGAGGGTCTGACCCCGATCATGCTGACCGGCGACAACGAAGTGAACGCGCGCGTGGTGGCGGACCGGGCCGGTATCGACACGGTGATCGCAGGGGTCATGCCCGACCGCAAGGCCGAAGAGGTGACCCGGCTCCAGAACGAGGGACGCAAGGTGGCCATGGTGGGCGACGGCATCAACGACGCGCCTGCGCTGGCCAAGGCGGACATCGGCATTGCCATGGGTTCCGGCATCGACGTGGCCGTGGAATCCGGCGACGTGGTGCTCATGCAGTCGAACCTGCGCGGCCTGCTCACGGCCCTGCGCCTGTCGCGGGCGACCATGAGCAACATCAAGCAGAACCTGTTCTGGGCGTTCGCCTTCAACGTCATCGGCATCCCGGTGGCGGCAGGGGTGCTGCACCTGTTCGGCGGCCCCACCCTCAACCCCATGATCGCGGGCACGGCCATGGCCATGAGCTCGGTGACCGTGGTGTCCAACGCACTCAGGCTGCGGTTCTTCAAGGGGGACTAG
- a CDS encoding cation transporter, whose protein sequence is MPVIKVKGMSCQHCVKSVTETMEKIGATDVSVDLLSGDVTYAENTPIDMNVIKDAITKIGFEYVG, encoded by the coding sequence ATGCCCGTCATCAAAGTCAAAGGCATGAGCTGCCAGCATTGCGTGAAATCCGTGACCGAAACCATGGAGAAAATCGGGGCAACCGACGTGTCCGTCGACCTCCTGTCCGGCGACGTGACCTATGCGGAAAACACGCCCATCGACATGAACGTCATCAAGGATGCCATCACCAAGATCGGCTTCGAGTACGTAGGCTAA
- the mreC gene encoding rod shape-determining protein MreC, with the protein MRGQKRLAILIVACLFVYLSLYTWNLRTGHLDALSSYTGLDISGVVLRPGIWVSDKVSDFWNRYIYLVGLKQENDALKEEASNLRRTNMLMNAQASSAKRLEALLGFTPPDQWTFSGARVIGHRMGPVGVLDTLTVDKGRAEGVVDDMPVVSLSGVVGRILRTGAATSTVLLLTDPNSRIAVIGEKNRSPGMLSGQGYGKQLLLRYINLNAIIDPDELLLSSGLSGIYPKGLPVARVTKIQRSDISLFLTVLAEPLVDMSGLEEVLLLNREPDSPAEENGPPAQKEDVDGASDQ; encoded by the coding sequence ATGAGAGGACAAAAAAGACTCGCCATCCTCATCGTGGCCTGCCTGTTCGTGTACCTGTCGCTGTACACCTGGAACCTGCGCACCGGCCACCTGGATGCCCTGTCCAGCTACACCGGCCTGGACATCTCCGGGGTCGTGCTGCGCCCCGGCATATGGGTCTCGGACAAGGTGTCGGACTTCTGGAACCGCTATATCTATCTGGTGGGACTCAAGCAGGAGAACGACGCCCTGAAGGAAGAGGCCTCGAACCTGCGGCGCACCAACATGCTCATGAATGCCCAGGCCAGCTCTGCCAAACGACTGGAGGCCCTTCTGGGTTTCACCCCCCCCGACCAATGGACCTTCTCCGGGGCACGCGTCATCGGGCACCGCATGGGTCCGGTGGGTGTTCTGGACACGCTGACCGTGGACAAGGGCCGTGCGGAAGGCGTGGTCGACGACATGCCCGTGGTCTCTCTGAGCGGCGTGGTCGGCCGCATCCTGCGCACCGGAGCCGCCACCTCCACGGTCCTGCTCCTGACCGATCCCAACAGCCGCATCGCGGTCATCGGAGAAAAGAACCGGTCGCCGGGCATGCTCTCGGGTCAAGGGTATGGAAAGCAGCTTCTGCTGCGCTACATCAACCTGAACGCAATCATTGATCCGGACGAACTGCTGCTTTCTTCCGGCCTGTCCGGCATCTATCCCAAGGGACTGCCCGTAGCCCGTGTGACAAAGATCCAGCGGTCGGACATATCCCTGTTCCTGACGGTCCTGGCCGAGCCGCTGGTGGACATGTCCGGCCTTGAAGAGGTGCTCCTCCTCAATCGGGAACCGGATTCTCCGGCAGAAGAAAACGGCCCCCCTGCCCAGAAGGAGGATGTTGACGGTGCGTCCGACCAATAG
- a CDS encoding rod shape-determining protein, which yields MGNLLNRIIGSFSNDLAIDLGTANTLVYVKGKGVMLSEPSVVAVKKDSRGGKTVLAVGAEAKKMLGRTPGNIVAIRPMKDGVIADFEVTEAMLRHFISKVHNSRRLVRPRIMICVPTGITQVEKRAVRESAQSAGAREVYLIEEPMAAAIGANLPITEPTSNMIVDIGGGTTEIAVISLSGIVYARSVRVGGDKMDEAIMQHVKRKYNMLIGESTAEQIKIHIGSAYPLGDEEPIMEVKGRDLVTGIPQNRPITAEEVREAISEQVESIVQGVRIALEQTPPELAADIVDRGIVLTGGGALLKGLDQLLQHETQLPITVVDDPLTAVVLGSGKALDNIDLYKDITTD from the coding sequence ATGGGTAACCTGCTCAACAGAATCATCGGCTCATTTTCCAACGACCTCGCCATCGACCTGGGCACGGCCAACACCCTGGTCTATGTCAAAGGCAAGGGCGTCATGCTTTCCGAGCCGTCCGTAGTGGCTGTAAAAAAAGACTCCCGCGGCGGCAAAACCGTCCTGGCCGTGGGTGCCGAGGCCAAGAAGATGCTCGGCCGCACGCCGGGCAACATCGTGGCCATCAGACCCATGAAAGACGGTGTCATAGCCGACTTTGAAGTGACCGAAGCCATGCTTCGCCACTTCATCTCCAAGGTCCACAACTCCCGGAGGCTGGTCCGCCCCCGCATCATGATCTGCGTGCCCACCGGCATCACCCAGGTGGAAAAACGCGCGGTCAGGGAATCGGCCCAGAGTGCAGGCGCCCGCGAGGTCTACCTCATCGAGGAGCCCATGGCCGCGGCCATCGGCGCGAACCTGCCCATCACCGAACCGACCTCCAACATGATCGTGGACATCGGCGGCGGCACCACCGAGATCGCCGTCATTTCCCTGTCCGGTATCGTCTACGCCCGTTCTGTCCGTGTCGGCGGCGACAAGATGGACGAAGCGATCATGCAGCACGTCAAACGCAAGTACAACATGCTCATCGGTGAATCCACTGCGGAACAGATCAAAATCCACATCGGCTCCGCCTACCCCCTGGGGGACGAAGAACCGATCATGGAAGTCAAGGGACGCGACCTGGTCACCGGCATCCCGCAGAACCGCCCCATCACCGCCGAAGAGGTCCGCGAGGCCATTAGCGAACAGGTGGAAAGCATTGTTCAGGGCGTACGTATCGCGCTGGAACAGACCCCGCCCGAACTGGCGGCGGACATCGTGGATCGGGGCATCGTCCTGACCGGCGGCGGCGCGCTGCTCAAGGGGCTGGACCAACTGCTCCAACACGAGACCCAGTTGCCCATCACCGTGGTGGATGACCCGCTGACTGCAGTGGTTCTCGGTTCGGGCAAGGCGCTGGACAATATCGACCTGTACAAGGACATCACCACCGACTAG
- a CDS encoding TIGR01212 family radical SAM protein (This family includes YhcC from E. coli K-12, an uncharacterized radical SAM protein.) encodes MQRTFGLSTYMRQRFGRRVQKIPLDAGFSCPNRDGTLSRHGCVFCNPMGSGSGFLEKGLSIAEQWDFWRDIHVKKHGLSLFTAYLQSYSNTFGPVEKLADALAGLDGLPGLTCLALGTRPDCLDAAKLDLLAAQKERLGLGEIFLELGLQSSNDATLIHINRGHDSAAFAEAAGAAAERGLTVVAHVMAGLPAPDGREGLEELLTTVDFVNALPVRGIKFHNLFVCRGTQLSRWFEEGRYTPPTQDEYLSWLGEAVMRLDPKTVIHRLNGNPAQGELVAPEWAGNMRRLHNAVRDHFEQNNLWQGKRNRAELGPPAWFEAGFGPGEDV; translated from the coding sequence ATGCAGCGCACCTTCGGACTGTCCACTTATATGCGTCAGCGGTTCGGCCGCAGGGTTCAGAAAATCCCTCTGGACGCCGGGTTTTCCTGCCCCAATCGGGACGGAACTCTTTCTCGGCACGGCTGTGTGTTCTGCAACCCCATGGGGTCCGGGTCCGGTTTTCTCGAAAAAGGGCTTTCCATTGCGGAGCAATGGGATTTTTGGCGGGACATCCACGTGAAAAAGCACGGTCTTTCGCTTTTCACCGCCTATTTGCAATCCTACTCCAACACGTTCGGTCCCGTCGAGAAGCTGGCCGATGCCCTGGCCGGACTTGACGGGCTGCCCGGTCTCACCTGCCTTGCGCTGGGCACCCGGCCCGACTGTTTGGATGCGGCCAAGCTCGATCTTCTGGCCGCGCAAAAGGAACGGCTCGGCCTGGGCGAGATATTCCTGGAGCTGGGGTTGCAGTCTTCGAACGACGCCACCCTGATACATATAAATAGGGGTCACGACAGTGCCGCCTTTGCCGAGGCCGCCGGGGCCGCTGCGGAACGGGGGCTGACTGTGGTGGCGCACGTCATGGCCGGACTGCCCGCCCCGGATGGCCGCGAGGGGTTGGAGGAGCTGCTGACCACCGTGGATTTCGTCAATGCGTTGCCCGTGCGCGGCATCAAGTTTCATAACCTGTTCGTCTGCCGGGGAACCCAACTGTCCAGGTGGTTCGAGGAGGGGCGGTACACCCCGCCCACCCAAGACGAATATCTGTCCTGGCTTGGGGAGGCGGTCATGCGCCTTGACCCGAAGACCGTCATCCACCGTCTCAACGGGAACCCGGCGCAGGGGGAACTGGTCGCGCCGGAGTGGGCGGGCAACATGCGTCGGCTGCACAATGCTGTGCGGGACCATTTCGAGCAAAACAACCTATGGCAGGGCAAGCGGAACCGGGCCGAACTCGGTCCGCCTGCGTGGTTCGAGGCCGGATTCGGACCGGGGGAGGACGTATGA
- the recQ gene encoding DNA helicase RecQ: MSGPITSPREILSSVFGFTEFIGLQEPIIDNTMSGGDSLVLMPTGGGKSLCYQIPAMLRNGVGICVSPLIALMQDQVQGLTQMGVRAACLNSSLDPDTAYDIEQMLVNGQLDLLYVAPERLCKPGFLDLLSQSSPALFAIDEAHCVSQWGHDFRPEYMQLSIIKERFPHVPRLALTATADKPTQADIIRNLQLEQAKVFATGFDRPNITYSVLPKKNATTMLKRFITDNHPGDAGIVYRLSRKKVDSTAEFLQKNGFTALPYHAGLSSQVRYENQDRFMREEGVIMVATVAFGMGVDKPNVRFVCHLEPPKSLEAYHQETGRAGRDGLPASAWMCYGMQDIAVLRSMIESGEANETRKRVEHAKLGSLFAFLETAGCRRQSLLGYFGEHIQPCGNCDNCLSPVDTWNGTEAAQKALSNIFRTEQRFGVNHLVQVLTGAETDAIKRFGHQRVSTYGIGKDLSQDEWKSVYRQLLASGLVSVDMERFNALTLNERSWPVLKGEQEVRLRTDPVMPRQTKKKTRRTAALAEDILTSWEAEALFDRLRDLRLKVAEAQSVPPYAIFADKTLLEFVRYRPKDLRDLGCMSGVGTNKLNHYGEAFLTCMKEHEAEHGRPATIPEIPDELRERHEKSMIRDQELSATAQTSLDLFIELGDLDRVAEKRGLKPASIWNHLGQAARLGRVDYLDVVSLPDDELKTVVNTLKDFQARGIVSMTPVFEALDKHYSFDLLRFLRASL; this comes from the coding sequence ATGTCAGGCCCCATCACCTCACCACGCGAAATCCTCTCCTCTGTCTTCGGCTTCACCGAGTTCATCGGGTTGCAGGAACCGATCATCGACAACACCATGAGCGGCGGCGACTCGCTGGTGCTCATGCCCACGGGCGGGGGCAAATCGCTCTGCTACCAGATTCCTGCCATGCTCAGGAACGGGGTGGGAATCTGCGTGTCCCCGCTGATCGCGCTCATGCAGGACCAGGTGCAGGGGCTGACCCAGATGGGCGTCCGCGCCGCCTGCCTCAATTCCTCGCTGGACCCGGATACGGCCTACGACATCGAACAGATGCTGGTAAACGGCCAGCTCGACCTGCTCTACGTGGCCCCGGAACGGCTGTGCAAACCCGGCTTTCTCGATCTGCTCTCCCAAAGCAGCCCGGCCCTGTTCGCCATTGACGAGGCGCACTGCGTGTCCCAGTGGGGGCACGATTTCCGACCCGAGTACATGCAGCTTTCCATCATCAAGGAACGTTTCCCCCATGTGCCGCGCCTGGCCCTGACCGCCACCGCTGACAAGCCCACCCAGGCGGACATCATCCGCAACCTGCAACTGGAGCAGGCAAAGGTCTTCGCCACCGGATTCGACCGGCCCAACATCACCTATTCGGTGCTGCCCAAGAAGAACGCCACCACCATGCTCAAGCGGTTCATCACCGACAACCACCCCGGAGACGCGGGCATAGTCTACCGCTTGAGCCGCAAGAAGGTGGATTCGACCGCCGAATTCCTGCAAAAGAACGGATTCACCGCCCTGCCCTACCACGCGGGGCTGTCCTCGCAGGTCCGCTATGAAAACCAGGACCGGTTCATGCGCGAGGAAGGCGTGATCATGGTGGCCACGGTCGCCTTCGGCATGGGCGTGGACAAGCCCAACGTACGCTTCGTCTGCCACCTGGAACCGCCAAAATCCCTGGAAGCCTACCATCAGGAAACAGGCCGCGCCGGACGTGACGGCCTGCCCGCCTCGGCCTGGATGTGTTACGGCATGCAGGATATCGCGGTGCTGCGCTCCATGATCGAATCGGGCGAGGCCAATGAGACGCGAAAACGGGTGGAGCACGCCAAGCTCGGATCGCTGTTCGCCTTTCTGGAAACCGCCGGTTGCCGCCGCCAGTCCCTGCTGGGGTATTTCGGGGAACACATACAGCCGTGCGGCAACTGCGACAACTGCCTCAGTCCGGTGGACACATGGAACGGCACCGAGGCCGCGCAAAAGGCCCTGTCCAATATTTTCCGCACCGAACAGCGGTTCGGCGTCAACCATCTGGTTCAGGTGCTGACCGGGGCCGAGACCGACGCCATCAAGCGGTTCGGGCACCAGCGGGTGTCCACCTACGGCATCGGCAAGGACCTGAGCCAGGATGAATGGAAATCGGTCTACCGCCAGCTGCTGGCCTCGGGCCTGGTCTCTGTCGACATGGAACGGTTCAACGCCCTGACCCTGAACGAGCGGTCCTGGCCCGTGCTCAAGGGCGAGCAGGAAGTCAGGCTGCGCACCGACCCGGTCATGCCCAGGCAGACCAAAAAGAAGACGCGGCGCACTGCGGCCCTGGCCGAGGATATCCTGACCTCATGGGAGGCCGAAGCCCTGTTCGACCGGCTGCGCGACCTGCGCCTGAAGGTCGCCGAAGCGCAGTCCGTACCGCCCTATGCCATTTTCGCGGACAAGACCCTGCTGGAATTCGTCCGTTACCGCCCGAAAGACCTCAGAGACCTGGGATGCATGTCCGGGGTGGGCACGAACAAGCTCAACCATTATGGCGAAGCCTTTCTGACCTGCATGAAGGAACATGAGGCGGAACACGGACGCCCCGCGACCATCCCCGAGATTCCCGACGAGTTGCGCGAAAGACACGAGAAAAGCATGATCAGGGATCAGGAGCTTTCCGCCACGGCCCAGACCTCTCTGGATCTGTTTATCGAGCTGGGAGACTTGGACCGGGTGGCCGAGAAGCGCGGCCTCAAACCGGCTTCGATCTGGAACCATCTGGGTCAGGCCGCGCGGCTGGGCAGGGTCGATTATCTGGACGTGGTCAGCCTGCCCGATGATGAACTGAAGACCGTGGTCAACACCCTCAAGGATTTCCAGGCCCGGGGCATCGTTTCCATGACCCCGGTGTTCGAGGCCCTGGACAAACACTATTCCTTTGATTTGCTCCGGTTCCTCAGGGCAAGCCTGTAA
- a CDS encoding GNAT family N-acetyltransferase, with amino-acid sequence MKECVIHPYSPGITEDVVRHHAAYYSSNWGFDHRFEAQVSRELSEFITGFNPQCDGFWWAGLGDDFAGAVAVDGSRHGAGQARVRWFIVSEACQGHGIGSRLLGRAMDFCRSREFEAVHLWTFAGLDAARTLYERNGFRLTAEVEGDGWGARIMEQKFVLPLTGLP; translated from the coding sequence ATGAAAGAGTGTGTCATTCATCCGTACAGTCCCGGCATCACGGAAGACGTGGTGCGGCATCACGCGGCCTATTACAGTAGTAACTGGGGGTTCGACCACCGTTTCGAGGCCCAGGTATCCCGCGAGTTGTCGGAATTCATCACCGGATTCAATCCGCAGTGTGACGGTTTCTGGTGGGCGGGGCTGGGCGACGACTTCGCGGGTGCCGTGGCCGTGGACGGCAGCCGGCACGGGGCGGGACAGGCCCGTGTGCGCTGGTTCATCGTGTCCGAAGCATGTCAGGGACACGGCATCGGCTCCCGGTTATTGGGCCGGGCCATGGATTTTTGCCGCAGCCGGGAATTCGAGGCAGTCCATCTTTGGACTTTTGCCGGTCTGGACGCGGCCCGGACGCTCTATGAGCGCAACGGGTTCCGTTTGACTGCAGAGGTGGAAGGCGACGGCTGGGGTGCCAGGATCATGGAACAGAAATTCGTTTTGCCCCTTACAGGCTTGCCCTGA